One stretch of Sulfuricystis multivorans DNA includes these proteins:
- a CDS encoding NADH-quinone oxidoreductase subunit B family protein, whose amino-acid sequence MLALLKRIAKTGIVSEPAPEAGEAKREIDRLHDEILAILGRALTIREVDAGSCNACELEIHALNNPYYNLEGRGIKFVASPRHADMLLVTGPVTKNMENALKIAYECTPDPKLVVAVGDCGCGCGEVGRLFGPNYATVGPIEAVIPVDVKVPGCPPTPTALLQGILAAVRRR is encoded by the coding sequence ATGCTCGCGCTCCTCAAACGCATCGCCAAGACCGGCATCGTCAGCGAGCCTGCGCCCGAGGCGGGCGAGGCAAAAAGGGAAATCGACCGGCTCCATGACGAGATCCTCGCCATCCTCGGCCGCGCGCTGACGATCCGCGAGGTCGATGCCGGCTCCTGCAACGCCTGCGAGCTGGAAATCCACGCCCTCAACAACCCTTATTACAACCTCGAAGGGCGCGGCATCAAATTCGTCGCCAGCCCCAGGCATGCCGACATGCTCTTGGTCACCGGCCCGGTCACCAAGAACATGGAGAACGCATTGAAGATCGCCTACGAGTGCACACCCGATCCGAAACTCGTCGTCGCGGTCGGCGACTGTGGCTGCGGCTGTGGCGAGGTCGGTCGGCTCTTCGGCCCGAACTATGCGACGGTCGGGCCCATCGAGGCGGTCATCCCGGTCGATGTCAAGGTGCCCGGCTGTCCGCCGACGCCGACCGCGCTGCTGCAGGGCATTCTCGCGGCGGTGAGGCGGCGCTGA
- a CDS encoding NADH-quinone oxidoreductase subunit C, with protein sequence MFLFDDIPIDFALQPGLGSPVWRGRSNDADDLKDFAASVHLAGGRLSALWGSDCRDIGQGFRLDVVFGLNEGHAWLRIDLPEEAPVYPDISSIFPAANRMQRAARDLTGIRQAGGDQRPWLRHGGWPADWYPLRHDASVPPESENAPTDYPFVVVAGDGVHEIPVGPIHAGIIEPGHFRFSVVGERILRLEERLGYQHKGIEQRARGADLATGALLVGRVSGDSTVAFAWAYAAALEAACGIEPSPRALVLRALLLERERVANHLGDLGALGNDAALAFGLAQFMRLKEDWLRLNAALFGHRYLMDRIVPGGVACDLDAAAAAALLVQCDAIEREVRELRAIYDEHSGLQDRFVTTGAIDAALARELSLTGFAARAAGLILDGRAHRHGYTPPPPYASLGVRPATREEGDVAARAAVRFDEIFESLRLLRRLVTELPTGELRRELAPVPNAEGLGVIEGWRGEVIVGVRLDATGRIARLHPHDPSWQGWPALEHAVMKDIVPDFPLINKSFNLSYSGQDI encoded by the coding sequence ATGTTCCTGTTCGACGATATCCCGATCGATTTCGCGTTGCAGCCCGGTCTCGGTTCGCCGGTCTGGCGCGGACGCAGCAACGATGCCGATGATCTCAAGGATTTCGCTGCCTCGGTACATCTGGCCGGCGGGCGGCTTTCGGCCCTGTGGGGTTCCGACTGCCGCGATATTGGACAGGGATTCCGTCTCGACGTCGTGTTCGGCCTCAACGAAGGACATGCCTGGCTGCGGATCGACCTGCCCGAGGAGGCGCCGGTCTATCCGGATATTTCAAGCATCTTCCCGGCGGCCAACCGTATGCAGCGCGCCGCGCGCGATCTCACCGGTATCCGCCAGGCAGGCGGCGATCAGCGTCCCTGGCTGCGTCACGGCGGCTGGCCCGCCGACTGGTATCCGCTCCGCCATGATGCCAGCGTACCGCCGGAGAGTGAGAATGCGCCGACCGACTACCCCTTCGTCGTCGTCGCCGGCGATGGCGTGCATGAGATTCCGGTCGGCCCCATCCATGCCGGAATCATCGAGCCGGGGCATTTCCGTTTCTCGGTGGTCGGCGAGCGCATCCTGCGGCTCGAAGAACGGCTCGGCTACCAGCACAAGGGAATCGAGCAGCGCGCGCGCGGCGCCGATCTTGCCACCGGCGCGCTGCTCGTCGGCCGCGTCAGTGGTGATTCCACCGTCGCCTTTGCCTGGGCCTACGCGGCTGCTCTCGAGGCCGCCTGTGGCATCGAGCCCAGCCCGCGCGCCTTGGTGCTGCGCGCGCTGCTTCTGGAACGCGAGCGCGTCGCCAACCATCTCGGCGATCTGGGCGCGCTCGGCAACGATGCGGCGCTGGCCTTTGGTCTTGCGCAGTTCATGCGGCTCAAGGAAGACTGGCTGCGGCTCAATGCCGCGCTCTTTGGTCATCGCTACCTGATGGATCGCATCGTGCCCGGCGGGGTGGCCTGCGATCTCGACGCTGCGGCGGCGGCAGCGCTCCTGGTGCAATGCGATGCGATCGAGCGCGAGGTGCGGGAACTGCGTGCCATCTATGACGAACATTCCGGTCTGCAGGATCGCTTCGTGACCACCGGCGCAATCGATGCCGCTCTGGCGCGGGAGCTGTCGCTGACCGGTTTTGCCGCGCGGGCCGCCGGCTTGATCCTCGACGGTCGCGCGCACCGGCATGGTTATACGCCCCCGCCGCCCTATGCTTCCTTGGGCGTGCGTCCGGCAACGCGCGAAGAAGGCGATGTCGCCGCGCGCGCTGCGGTGCGCTTCGACGAGATCTTCGAATCGCTGCGTCTTTTGCGCCGGCTCGTCACCGAACTGCCGACAGGCGAGCTGCGCCGCGAGCTGGCCCCCGTGCCCAATGCCGAGGGCCTCGGCGTGATCGAAGGCTGGCGCGGCGAGGTGATCGTCGGCGTGCGCCTCGATGCGACTGGACGGATCGCCCGTCTGCATCCGCACGATCCGTCCTGGCAAGGCTGGCCGGCGCTCGAGCATGCGGTGATGAAAGACATCGTGCCGGACTTCCCGCTGATCAACAAATCGTTCAATCTCTCCTACTCAGGTCAGGACATCTGA
- a CDS encoding hydrogenase 4 subunit F, which translates to MDLFVATLAIPLISGILLAKLGERDWAPHLNIIASSGTFLAAAGLTLEIVAHGPRFAFGEHFFIDSLNVFFVTLTAFVGMTTSIFSDPYMKNERAHGKLNRPRLRLYKSMYQLFMFTMLVALTTNNMGILWVAMEAATLTTVLLVSLYRTPASLEAAWKYFILCGVGIAQALFGTILLYFAAERVLGETGTALLWTHLIGVKQHLDPTIMALAFIFLFVGYGTKVGLAPLHNWLPDAHAEGPTPVSAVLSGLLLNVALYAILRSKVLADGAIGVAFAGNLMMGFGLFTLLVAAFFLGRQKDIKRMFAYSSIEHMGLITFAFGMGGTVANFAGLLHMTMHSLTKSAIFFAVGHAAQKTGTQLMENIRGLIRINPLIGWGLLLGALAILGMPPFGVFASEFMILTHAMKYHPWATPLLLLALGVAFAAIFGKVQPMVFGEPAARRLPHAPAITPVFVHLGLVLMLGLWIPPYLTRWFHEAARMLG; encoded by the coding sequence ATGGATTTATTCGTCGCCACCCTCGCCATACCGCTCATCTCCGGCATCCTGCTCGCCAAGCTGGGCGAGCGCGACTGGGCGCCGCACCTGAACATCATCGCCAGCAGCGGCACCTTCCTCGCCGCCGCCGGGCTGACCCTCGAAATCGTCGCCCACGGGCCGCGTTTCGCCTTCGGCGAGCATTTCTTCATCGATTCGCTGAATGTCTTCTTCGTCACGCTCACCGCCTTCGTCGGCATGACGACGAGCATCTTCTCCGACCCCTACATGAAGAACGAGCGCGCCCACGGCAAGCTCAACCGGCCACGCCTGCGCCTTTACAAGAGCATGTATCAGCTGTTCATGTTCACGATGCTGGTGGCGCTGACCACCAACAACATGGGGATTCTCTGGGTGGCGATGGAGGCGGCCACACTGACCACCGTACTGCTCGTCTCGCTCTACCGCACGCCGGCGAGCCTCGAAGCGGCGTGGAAATACTTCATCCTCTGCGGCGTCGGCATCGCCCAGGCGCTGTTCGGCACCATCCTGCTCTACTTCGCCGCCGAGCGCGTACTCGGCGAAACCGGCACCGCGCTGTTGTGGACGCATCTCATCGGCGTCAAGCAGCACCTCGACCCGACCATCATGGCGCTCGCCTTCATCTTCCTGTTCGTCGGCTATGGCACCAAGGTGGGCTTGGCCCCCTTGCACAACTGGCTCCCGGATGCCCACGCCGAGGGCCCCACACCGGTTTCCGCGGTGCTCTCCGGCCTTTTGCTCAACGTCGCCCTGTATGCGATCCTGCGCAGCAAGGTGCTCGCCGACGGCGCGATCGGCGTGGCCTTCGCCGGCAATCTGATGATGGGCTTCGGTCTATTCACGCTGCTGGTCGCCGCATTCTTCCTCGGCCGGCAAAAAGACATCAAGCGCATGTTCGCCTACTCGTCGATCGAGCACATGGGGCTGATCACCTTCGCCTTCGGCATGGGCGGCACGGTGGCCAATTTCGCCGGCTTGCTGCACATGACGATGCATTCGCTGACCAAGTCGGCGATCTTTTTCGCCGTCGGCCACGCCGCGCAGAAGACCGGCACACAGCTGATGGAAAACATCCGCGGCCTGATCAGGATCAACCCACTGATCGGCTGGGGACTGCTGCTCGGCGCGCTCGCCATCCTCGGCATGCCGCCCTTCGGCGTCTTCGCCAGCGAGTTCATGATCCTCACCCATGCGATGAAATATCACCCCTGGGCGACGCCGCTTTTGCTCCTGGCGCTCGGAGTCGCCTTCGCCGCCATCTTCGGCAAGGTGCAGCCGATGGTGTTCGGTGAGCCTGCTGCCCGACGCCTGCCGCACGCGCCGGCGATCACTCCGGTGTTCGTGCATCTGGGGCTGGTCTTGATGCTGGGCCTGTGGATTCCGCCTTATCTGACGCGCTGGTTCCACGAAGCGGCGCGTATGCTGGGGTAG
- a CDS encoding formate hydrogenlyase encodes MNLIAHYASQLINLCAAVMLLLAFAMLAQRRVIHVIDLFALQGLALFLSTMVVAFKTGQTHLYYSAALTLSLKVLLLPWILHRLVRMLHIKREVEALINIPTTMLIGIVLVVVAFNVALPIAQLSASVARGMLGIALATVLLAFLMMITRRKAITQVVGFLAMENGLFLAATSATYGMPMVVELGIALDVLIGVIILGVFFFQIRDQFDSLDIHHMEKLKEH; translated from the coding sequence ATGAACCTCATCGCCCACTATGCCAGCCAACTGATCAATCTGTGCGCCGCGGTGATGCTGCTGCTCGCCTTTGCGATGCTCGCGCAGCGCCGCGTCATCCACGTCATCGATCTGTTCGCGTTGCAGGGCTTGGCGCTGTTTTTATCCACCATGGTCGTCGCGTTCAAGACCGGCCAGACACATCTTTATTATTCCGCCGCGCTGACCCTGAGCTTGAAAGTCCTGTTGCTGCCGTGGATCCTCCATCGGCTGGTGCGCATGCTGCACATCAAGCGCGAGGTCGAGGCGCTGATCAACATTCCGACCACGATGCTGATCGGCATCGTGCTGGTGGTCGTCGCCTTCAACGTCGCCTTGCCGATTGCCCAGCTGTCTGCGAGTGTCGCGCGCGGCATGCTCGGCATCGCGCTGGCCACGGTGCTGCTCGCCTTCCTGATGATGATCACGCGCAGGAAGGCGATCACCCAGGTGGTCGGTTTCCTGGCGATGGAAAACGGCTTGTTCCTCGCTGCCACCTCCGCCACCTATGGCATGCCGATGGTGGTCGAGCTGGGCATCGCGCTCGACGTGCTGATCGGCGTGATCATCCTCGGCGTGTTCTTCTTCCAGATCCGCGACCAGTTCGACAGTCTCGACATCCATCACATGGAAAAGCTGAAAGAGCACTGA
- a CDS encoding respiratory chain complex I subunit 1 family protein, whose product MSATGFFGQLFALVLALLLAPLLTGWVNQCRAWLQNRAAPPLLQQYYLLHKLFHKDVVLAHGASPLFRFAPYAVFGCMLLASAIIPSLSTDLPLAPAADALALVGVFGLARVFISLAAMDVGTSFGTLGGRREMMIGFLAEPALLIVIFTVALIAQSTSLATIVETLAHRALNIYPSIAFAGLAFTMVSFAENARVPVDNPATHLELTMIHEAMILEYSGRHLALIEWAASLKLYAFSCLGLALFFPWGIAERDNVFALMAAVPLLVVKLAIGGAVLALIETVNAKMRIFRAPEFLGTAFLLAVLGMLVNLLLES is encoded by the coding sequence ATGAGTGCGACCGGATTCTTTGGCCAGCTGTTCGCCCTCGTCCTGGCGCTCCTCCTCGCGCCGCTGTTGACCGGCTGGGTCAACCAGTGCCGTGCTTGGCTGCAGAATCGTGCCGCGCCGCCGCTGCTGCAGCAGTATTACCTGCTGCACAAGCTGTTCCACAAGGATGTCGTGCTCGCCCACGGCGCATCCCCCTTGTTCCGCTTCGCCCCTTATGCCGTATTCGGTTGCATGCTGCTCGCCAGCGCGATCATTCCCAGCCTGTCGACCGATCTGCCACTCGCGCCGGCCGCCGATGCGCTGGCACTGGTGGGCGTGTTCGGTCTGGCGCGGGTATTTATCTCGCTGGCGGCGATGGATGTCGGCACCTCGTTTGGTACCCTCGGCGGTCGGCGCGAAATGATGATCGGCTTTTTGGCCGAGCCGGCGCTGTTGATCGTGATCTTCACCGTCGCGCTGATCGCGCAGTCCACCTCGCTGGCGACGATCGTCGAGACGCTGGCACACCGCGCGCTCAATATCTATCCGAGCATCGCTTTTGCCGGTCTCGCCTTCACGATGGTCTCTTTTGCCGAGAACGCCCGCGTGCCGGTCGACAATCCCGCCACCCATCTGGAGCTGACGATGATCCACGAGGCGATGATCCTCGAATACTCGGGACGTCACCTCGCGCTCATCGAATGGGCCGCCAGTCTCAAGCTGTATGCCTTTTCCTGCCTCGGCCTGGCGCTGTTCTTCCCTTGGGGCATCGCCGAGCGCGACAACGTCTTCGCGCTCATGGCCGCCGTACCGCTGCTGGTGGTCAAGCTGGCGATCGGCGGCGCGGTCCTGGCGCTGATCGAAACCGTGAATGCGAAGATGCGCATCTTCCGCGCGCCGGAATTCCTCGGCACCGCCTTTCTGCTGGCGGTGCTCGGCATGCTGGTGAATCTGCTGCTGGAGTCATGA
- the hyfB gene encoding hydrogenase 4 subunit B has protein sequence MIAIDALLIAAGLWLTLGFIGLVKGRSLRFVGTVVFPLGALVGIAVGAVALFALGGGVETARLAIGLPNLPFHLRLDALAAVFLLLLGLVSAGISFYAAGYFSHDHGINLGALCLEYHVFLASMLMVLLADDAYAFMVAWETMALSSFLLVTTDHKHAAIRHAGFLYLLVAHVGAIAILLSFGVMTGGAGDYSFAGMRAQKLSPFWASIAYLLALFGFGAKAGLLPVHVWLPEAHPAAPSPVSALMSGVMLKTAIYGLLRVSFDLAGMTLWWWGLAALILGLATALFGVLYATVQSDMKRLLAYSSIENIGLVVVAIGLALIFHAYGMEALAALALTAVFYHCLAHAGFKSLLFLATGSVLHATKERSLGKLGGLIHRMPWVAWLALVGVLAGAGLPPLSGFISEWLLLQGFLFSPGLPQSWLNMTVPVAAAAVVLVAAMAGFAMVKFYGIIFLGQMREPALKDAHDAGSRERLGLFWLVLLTLLLGLFPGSIILQIDSATQQLLGKGLAERVIAQGWWLLAPISPERASYEPLVFFMIVTASVLLGGWVVKRLYHGRLRRSPAWDCGYHFQGPRAQDTAEGFSQPIRRIFAPMFRMQRHFPSLRDREPYFDVKVEDHFWYGLYLPIARLAARLSALVTNLQGGRIAVYLMYSFFTLILLILVARP, from the coding sequence GTGATCGCCATCGACGCTCTGCTGATTGCCGCCGGCCTGTGGCTGACGCTGGGCTTCATCGGGCTCGTCAAGGGGCGGAGTCTGCGTTTCGTCGGCACGGTGGTATTTCCGCTGGGCGCCTTGGTCGGCATCGCCGTCGGTGCCGTGGCGCTCTTCGCACTCGGCGGTGGAGTGGAAACCGCCCGTCTGGCCATCGGCCTGCCCAACCTGCCTTTCCATCTGCGCCTCGACGCGCTTGCCGCGGTCTTCCTGCTCCTGCTCGGGCTGGTGTCGGCCGGCATCTCCTTCTATGCGGCCGGTTATTTCAGCCATGATCACGGCATCAACCTCGGCGCCCTGTGTCTGGAATATCACGTGTTCCTCGCCAGCATGCTGATGGTGCTGTTGGCGGACGATGCTTACGCCTTCATGGTGGCCTGGGAAACGATGGCGCTGTCTTCCTTCCTGCTGGTGACCACCGATCACAAGCATGCTGCGATCCGGCACGCGGGCTTTCTCTATCTACTCGTCGCCCATGTCGGTGCGATCGCGATCCTGCTCTCGTTCGGCGTGATGACCGGTGGGGCGGGGGATTACAGCTTTGCCGGTATGCGCGCGCAGAAGCTGTCGCCGTTCTGGGCATCGATCGCCTACCTTTTGGCGCTGTTCGGTTTCGGCGCCAAGGCGGGGCTCTTGCCGGTGCATGTCTGGCTGCCCGAGGCGCACCCGGCCGCGCCCTCGCCGGTCTCGGCCTTGATGAGCGGCGTGATGCTGAAGACCGCGATCTACGGCCTGCTGCGCGTCAGTTTCGATCTGGCTGGCATGACGCTGTGGTGGTGGGGACTGGCGGCGCTCATCCTTGGGCTGGCGACCGCCTTGTTCGGCGTGCTCTATGCGACGGTGCAATCCGACATGAAACGCCTGCTGGCTTACTCGTCGATCGAGAACATCGGTCTGGTCGTCGTCGCGATCGGCCTGGCGTTGATCTTCCATGCATACGGAATGGAGGCGCTCGCCGCGCTGGCGCTCACCGCGGTGTTCTATCACTGCCTGGCGCATGCCGGTTTCAAGAGCCTGCTGTTTCTGGCCACCGGCTCGGTGCTGCATGCGACGAAGGAGCGCAGCCTCGGTAAGCTCGGCGGCTTGATCCACCGCATGCCCTGGGTCGCCTGGCTCGCGCTGGTCGGTGTGCTCGCCGGTGCTGGTCTGCCGCCGCTGTCCGGCTTCATTTCCGAATGGCTGCTCCTGCAGGGCTTTTTGTTCTCGCCGGGGCTGCCGCAGAGTTGGCTGAACATGACGGTGCCGGTCGCTGCCGCCGCGGTGGTGCTCGTCGCGGCGATGGCCGGCTTCGCGATGGTCAAGTTCTACGGCATCATCTTTCTCGGCCAGATGCGCGAGCCGGCACTCAAGGATGCGCACGATGCTGGTAGTCGCGAGCGTCTCGGCCTTTTCTGGCTGGTGCTGCTCACCTTGCTGCTCGGTCTTTTCCCTGGCTCGATCATCCTGCAGATCGACAGCGCCACACAGCAGCTCCTTGGCAAGGGGCTCGCCGAGCGCGTCATCGCACAGGGCTGGTGGCTGCTGGCACCGATCTCGCCCGAGCGCGCCAGCTACGAGCCGCTGGTCTTCTTCATGATCGTCACCGCCAGCGTGCTGTTGGGCGGCTGGGTGGTCAAGCGCCTCTATCATGGCCGGCTGCGCCGCTCGCCGGCCTGGGATTGCGGCTACCACTTCCAGGGGCCGCGCGCGCAGGACACCGCCGAAGGCTTTTCCCAGCCGATCCGGCGCATCTTCGCACCGATGTTTCGCATGCAGCGGCATTTTCCGAGCCTCCGCGACCGCGAACCGTATTTCGACGTCAAGGTCGAGGATCATTTCTGGTATGGGCTGTATCTGCCGATCGCGCGGCTTGCCGCACGCCTGTCCGCGCTGGTCACCAACCTGCAGGGCGGACGCATCGCCGTGTATCTGATGTACAGCTTCTTCACGCTGATCTTGCTCATCCTGGTGGCGCGGCCATGA
- a CDS encoding carbonate dehydratase → MIRKNPSGDLPIVHESAFVDPTAILCGKVIVEENVFIGPYAVIRADEVDEKGEMEPIVIKAGSNIQDGVVIHCKAGGGVTIGRATSIAHRSIVHGPCTVGDKVFIGFNSVLFNCTVGDGSVVRHNSVVEGCHVPPGFYIPSTTNVHSDADLANIQRVTGDATSFSESVVMANLSLVQGYNRIRNEF, encoded by the coding sequence ATGATTCGCAAAAATCCCAGCGGCGATCTGCCGATCGTGCATGAGTCGGCCTTCGTCGACCCCACGGCGATCCTCTGCGGCAAGGTGATCGTCGAAGAAAACGTCTTCATTGGCCCCTACGCGGTGATCCGCGCCGACGAGGTGGATGAAAAGGGCGAGATGGAGCCGATCGTCATCAAGGCCGGCTCCAACATCCAGGACGGCGTGGTGATCCACTGCAAGGCCGGCGGCGGGGTGACGATCGGCCGCGCGACTTCGATCGCGCACCGTTCCATCGTCCATGGGCCTTGCACGGTCGGCGACAAGGTCTTCATTGGCTTCAACTCGGTGTTGTTCAATTGTACGGTCGGCGACGGCTCGGTCGTGCGCCACAACTCGGTGGTCGAAGGTTGCCACGTGCCACCCGGCTTCTACATCCCCTCGACGACCAACGTCCATTCGGATGCCGATCTCGCCAACATCCAGCGCGTCACCGGTGACGCAACGAGTTTTTCCGAAAGCGTGGTGATGGCGAATCTCTCCTTGGTGCAAGGGTACAACCGCATCCGCAACGAATTCTGA
- a CDS encoding SLC13 family permease, with product MKKNLKPIIAAAIFFLVWLVVASLVPSREIAVVFGILMLTVYLFAFEVVGVDVAAVTVMVFLGLVSHFHDWLGLARPLVQGAELFRGFSGNAVVSIIAVMIIGAGLDKTGLMGQVAGFILRVAGRTEARIIPAISGTVGFISSFMQNVGAAALFLPVVARISARTGLPMSRLLMPMGFSAILGGTITMVGSSPLILLNDLILASNKALPPDQQMQTWPLFTVTPIGLALLASGIAYFVLAGRYVLPAKAEEDMTSGASTMDYYREVYGLDYALREVEVPAGSPLVGKTLEEIEKPWRLRVIAMLRGADDLRIGPGGVARDVAIEAGCVLGVLGAPEKLDAFAAEHGLVFRPELVAFADTLAPNKAGIAEVVIPPGSDLIGKSARDVWLRKTYGLALVALHRAGQTLREGDGIRDLPFQAGDALIVHTPWAALAHIEKDRNFVVVTTEYPHEELRPHKVRAALICFGIALGLILSTKITLSVALMTGAIGMILSRVLNIEEAYRAVSWKSVFLLASLIPLGLAVETSGTAKWIAEQTLTLLGGTPVWVIQLAIAVLATFFTLVMSNVGATVLLVPLAVNIAIGAGANPAVFALTVALATSNSFFLPTHQVNALLMGPGGYRVADYMRAGGIMTVLFIAVLMVMLNLVF from the coding sequence ATGAAGAAAAATCTCAAGCCCATCATCGCCGCTGCGATTTTTTTCCTCGTCTGGCTCGTCGTCGCCAGCCTCGTGCCGTCGCGTGAAATCGCCGTCGTGTTCGGCATCCTGATGCTCACCGTCTATCTGTTCGCGTTCGAGGTGGTCGGTGTCGACGTCGCCGCCGTGACGGTGATGGTGTTCCTCGGCCTGGTGAGCCACTTTCACGATTGGCTCGGGCTTGCCCGTCCGCTGGTGCAGGGGGCGGAGCTGTTCCGCGGCTTTTCCGGCAACGCGGTAGTCTCGATCATCGCGGTGATGATCATCGGCGCTGGGCTCGACAAGACGGGCCTGATGGGTCAGGTGGCCGGCTTCATCCTGCGCGTCGCCGGTCGTACCGAAGCACGCATCATTCCGGCCATTTCCGGTACCGTCGGCTTCATTTCCAGCTTCATGCAGAACGTCGGTGCAGCGGCGCTCTTCCTGCCGGTGGTCGCGCGCATCTCGGCGCGCACCGGGCTGCCGATGTCGCGCTTGTTGATGCCGATGGGCTTTAGCGCGATCCTCGGCGGCACCATCACGATGGTTGGCTCGTCCCCGTTGATTCTCCTCAATGACCTGATCCTTGCCTCGAACAAGGCGTTGCCGCCGGATCAGCAGATGCAGACCTGGCCATTGTTCACCGTCACGCCGATCGGGCTGGCGCTGCTCGCTTCCGGTATCGCCTATTTCGTGCTCGCCGGCCGTTACGTGTTGCCGGCCAAGGCCGAAGAGGACATGACCAGCGGCGCGAGCACCATGGATTATTACCGCGAGGTCTATGGCCTCGATTACGCGCTGCGAGAGGTCGAGGTGCCGGCGGGCAGTCCCTTGGTCGGCAAGACGCTCGAAGAGATCGAAAAGCCATGGCGGCTGCGCGTCATCGCCATGCTGCGCGGTGCAGACGATCTGCGCATTGGTCCTGGCGGAGTGGCGCGCGACGTCGCCATCGAGGCGGGCTGCGTGCTGGGTGTGTTGGGCGCGCCGGAGAAACTCGATGCCTTCGCCGCCGAGCATGGACTGGTTTTCCGGCCCGAACTCGTCGCCTTTGCCGATACGCTGGCGCCCAACAAGGCCGGGATCGCCGAAGTGGTCATCCCGCCCGGCTCGGATCTGATCGGCAAGAGTGCGCGTGACGTCTGGTTGAGAAAAACCTATGGTCTTGCGCTGGTGGCGCTGCATCGCGCGGGGCAAACGCTCCGCGAGGGCGATGGCATTCGCGACCTGCCGTTCCAGGCAGGTGATGCGCTGATCGTGCACACGCCTTGGGCGGCGCTTGCGCACATCGAGAAAGATCGCAACTTCGTCGTCGTCACCACCGAATATCCGCACGAAGAGCTGCGGCCACACAAGGTCAGGGCGGCGTTGATCTGTTTCGGCATCGCACTCGGCCTGATCCTCTCGACCAAGATCACGCTGTCAGTCGCCCTGATGACCGGCGCGATCGGCATGATCCTCAGCCGCGTGCTGAACATCGAGGAAGCCTACCGGGCGGTGAGCTGGAAGTCGGTGTTCCTGCTCGCGAGCCTGATTCCCCTCGGCCTGGCGGTAGAGACGAGCGGTACGGCGAAGTGGATCGCCGAGCAGACGCTGACGCTGCTCGGCGGCACACCGGTGTGGGTGATCCAGCTCGCCATCGCGGTGCTGGCGACGTTCTTCACGCTGGTGATGTCCAACGTCGGCGCCACCGTGCTGCTGGTGCCGCTGGCGGTGAATATCGCGATCGGCGCCGGCGCCAATCCGGCGGTGTTCGCGCTCACCGTGGCGCTGGCGACCTCGAACTCTTTCTTCCTGCCCACCCACCAGGTGAATGCGTTATTGATGGGGCCGGGCGGTTACCGCGTCGCCGACTACATGCGCGCCGGCGGCATCATGACCGTATTGTTCATCGCGGTGCTGATGGTGATGCTTAACCTCGTCTTTTGA
- a CDS encoding sodium-independent anion transporter: protein MSVKTMMANISPRLQRFLPFLRWLPYRGGAKTVVAVRFDGRLYFANVAWFEDAVLEAVAEHPQMKYLIVVGDAINEIDASGEEVIHHLVERLRTNGVTLLFGGLKKQVRDVMQATGLMEAIGAEKSSALSKPRSRKPTAAPPPASKPAARCCAKPHDPPLPSCQRRPSTLSMTP from the coding sequence ATGAGCGTGAAGACTATGATGGCGAACATCTCCCCTCGTCTGCAACGCTTCCTGCCCTTCCTGCGCTGGCTGCCCTATCGCGGTGGTGCGAAAACGGTGGTCGCGGTGCGCTTCGACGGACGGCTGTATTTCGCCAACGTCGCCTGGTTCGAGGACGCGGTGCTCGAAGCGGTGGCCGAGCATCCACAGATGAAATACCTGATCGTCGTCGGCGATGCGATCAACGAGATCGATGCCTCGGGCGAAGAGGTGATCCACCATCTCGTCGAACGTCTGCGCACCAATGGCGTGACTCTGCTCTTTGGCGGCCTCAAGAAACAGGTGCGCGATGTGATGCAAGCCACCGGCCTGATGGAGGCGATCGGCGCCGAGAAGTCTTCGGCACTGTCGAAGCCGCGATCGAGGAAGCCTACCGCCGCGCCGCCGCCGGCATCGAAGCCCGCGGCACGCTGTTGCGCCAAGCCACATGATCCTCCGCTGCCGTCTTGCCAGCGCCGACCTTCCACTTTGAGCATGACTCCATGA